The Fictibacillus phosphorivorans genomic sequence TCGCATCAATTTCTGAAAAAGCAATTTTATAACGATCAAAGACTTCTCTTCTCGCGTTCACTCTTTCATCTAATACCTCTAATTGAGCTCTTCCTACACCTGCAAGAATATTACTCATACGATAGTTATAGCCCATTTTGCTGTGTTGATAATGTGGTGCCTGATCTCTTGCTTGTGTCGCAAGGAATCTAGCTCTGCTTAATGCTTCTGTATCATCTGATACAAGCATCCCACCGCCAGATGTCGTAATAATCTTATTTCCGTTAAAAGAAAAGATGCCATACTTTCCTATTGTACCACTCATTTTATCTTTGTAAGTTGCTCCAAGTGATTCAGCAGCGTCTTCTACAATAGGTACGTTGTAACGATTACAGATTTCTTGTATCGGGTCCATATCAGCACTCTGGCCGTATAAGTTAACAACGATTACTGCTTTTGGCAGGGTGTTCGTTTCTTCCGCTTCTTTAAACGCTTTTTCAAGAGCAACAGGAGACATGTTCCAACTCTCACGCTCTGAGTCGATAAATACCGGAATTGCTCCACAATAAAGAATAGGATTCGCACTTGCGATAAACGTCAAAGAAGAGCAAAATACAGTATCACCACTTTTAACGCCTAATAGGTCTAACGCTAGATGAATACCCGCTGTACCTGAACTGATCGCAGCAGCACCTTTGGATCCCACATATTCAGAGATTTCTTTTTCAAATAAATCAACGTTTGGTCCAAGTGGAGCAATCCAGTTGGTTTCAAATGCTTCGTTGATATACTTTTGTTCGTTCCCGCTCATATGGGGAGTAGATAATAAGATTCTATCGTTTGCAGACATTTTTACAACCTGCTTTCTAATAAGTTTACTTATTTGATTTAATGACCTTTGCTGGACATCCTACCGCTACGGTATGATCAGGAATATCATGAATAACAACTGCCCCTGCACCAACCACTGCTCCCTCACCAACCTTAATCGATTGAATGACAGAAGAACCGATGCCTATGTGAGCATTCGATCCAACGAAAACATTACCAGCAAGGTGAACACCTGGAGAAAGGTGGACAAAATGGCTAATCTTACAATCATGATCTACCGATGCAGCGGTATTAATGATGCAATGGTCTCCGATTTCAGCCGAGTGGTTGATAACACTGTTAGCCATCACTACTGTTCCATCACCAATTTTTACTTGACTACCGATTACTGTAGATGGATGAATCGCACATCCGATTTTACAGCTCAATTGACTAAGTTGCGTTGCAATTGTCTCTCTTACGTTATTGTTACCAATCGCAATAATATGTTGATGTTCAGAATATGAAATTTCTTTAATCTTTCCTAAAAGAGGGAGATCCTCTAACTTTGCTTCTGGATGATCATCATAAAATCCTGCAATCTCTTGACCGCTTGCCCTAAGGATATCCAGAACGACTTTTGCATGTCCACCAGCACCAATAATTACAACCATGTGGACCTCCTAATAAGAGATTTTCTTTTGAAGAAGTTGTTCGTTAACTTCTACATTCTTTATAATCTCTGCTACCTTCGAGCTTGTAGTTCCATCTCCATAAACATTATGCATGGTTCTCACTTGTTCAACAAAGTAATGAGAAAGAACCTTCTCCAAGCCTTGAGTGATCGTCTCATCATTCGGGTGAACATCAATCACATTTCCACTTCTTTCACGGCCATTTTGTCTTGAGCCTATATTCAGAACTGGTTTTGAAAAAGAAGCAGCTTCTATAATTCCAGATGATGAGTTTCCTACTAGAGCCATACATTGCTTCAACACTGTCAAGTAGTCGAGATGCTGAAAGTTTGTAACAAAATCAAAACGCGGGTGATTTTGATACTCTTTGTAGATACGTAAGATATGTTCAG encodes the following:
- a CDS encoding acetyltransferase — protein: MVVIIGAGGHAKVVLDILRASGQEIAGFYDDHPEAKLEDLPLLGKIKEISYSEHQHIIAIGNNNVRETIATQLSQLSCKIGCAIHPSTVIGSQVKIGDGTVVMANSVINHSAEIGDHCIINTAASVDHDCKISHFVHLSPGVHLAGNVFVGSNAHIGIGSSVIQSIKVGEGAVVGAGAVVIHDIPDHTVAVGCPAKVIKSNK
- a CDS encoding DegT/DnrJ/EryC1/StrS family aminotransferase; translated protein: MSANDRILLSTPHMSGNEQKYINEAFETNWIAPLGPNVDLFEKEISEYVGSKGAAAISSGTAGIHLALDLLGVKSGDTVFCSSLTFIASANPILYCGAIPVFIDSERESWNMSPVALEKAFKEAEETNTLPKAVIVVNLYGQSADMDPIQEICNRYNVPIVEDAAESLGATYKDKMSGTIGKYGIFSFNGNKIITTSGGGMLVSDDTEALSRARFLATQARDQAPHYQHSKMGYNYRMSNILAGVGRAQLEVLDERVNARREVFDRYKIAFSEIDAIEMMPEAEFGRSTRWLTALTINPEKTTIKPMDLINYLNEHNIEARPVWKPLHLQPLFDGINYFTHGEESISDYLFYNGVCLPSGSNMTVEQQQRVIEQVKKCFVSESAKI